From one Lycium barbarum isolate Lr01 chromosome 6, ASM1917538v2, whole genome shotgun sequence genomic stretch:
- the LOC132644205 gene encoding uncharacterized mitochondrial protein AtMg00860-like, protein MVYPRNETNHAEHLRTVLQTLQDRKFYSKFLNFKFWLKLLAFLGHVISGEGMQVDSQKIDAVKNWPRPTLASDIRSFLGLASHYIYFVEVFSAISAALTKLTQKKANFQWSDACERSFEELNKRLTSALVLTLPEGTIRFVVHCDASGVGVGCVLMHHGKVIAYASRQLTIQVKSYPINDLELETILFALKICHH, encoded by the coding sequence ATGGTATACCCTCGTAATGAGACTaaccatgcagaacatctcagaacaGTGTTGCAGACTCTTCAAGATCGCAAGTTTTATtcgaaatttttaaattttaaattttggttGAAATTGTTGGCGTTTCTTGGCCATGTTATTTCCGGGGAAGGCATGCAAGTGGACTCTCAGAAAATTGacgccgtgaagaattggcccagacctacctTAGcatctgatataagaagttttcTGGGTCTAGCAAGCCACTACATATATTTTGTAGAGGTTTTTTCCGCTATCTCAGCTGCGTTGACtaaattgactcagaagaaagcCAACTTTCAATggtccgatgcttgtgagcgaagtttCGAAGAATTGAataagagattgacttctgctcttGTTTTGACTCTGCCAGAGGGAACCATAAGGTTTGTGGTGCATTGCGATGCTTCAGGAGTTGGTGTTGGGTGTGTTCTAATGCATCATGGTAAGGTAATAGCTTATGCATCTAGACAACTTACGATTCAAGTAAAGAGTTATCCGATTAATGACTTGGAGTTGGAAACTATACTTTTTGCACTAAAGATATGTCATCACTAG